Genomic segment of Coffea arabica cultivar ET-39 chromosome 1e, Coffea Arabica ET-39 HiFi, whole genome shotgun sequence:
CCGCGACTGCGGCGACGGTAACCAAAGGTCAAAATGGAAAAGAACGGTGACATTACGTCAATGATCAACACAGAATCGATGGTAAAAATGGTTCTTTATCAGACTTCAATTGCTCGTCACTTTCTCACAGTGTAATgcttttttctacttttttttttttaaaaaaaaaaaaattccagtttaGCATCCTTCTTCTTTAATTTACTACCCGTGACATATGCAAAAAGTCTAGTAGTCTTCGTGAAAAAAAATAACTCCAACACCATGGCTATAATAGTTGAGAGTATAAACTGTAAAATATCCAACCTTTTCTGTTGTCACTTTTCAGAGTCTTGCCCTTGTAAAGAACGACTAATCTGACGATCGGAGGAAAAAACCCCCAACAGTAGTATATGAAGAGtgtcttcattttcttcttctgagTTTTTACCAATTGCACAGCCAACGTCTGCAATGTATAACATTGCAATACGCGAAAAggtaattttaaatttaaataaaaattatggtCATGCATTAAGTTTTCTCTGCAATGTAgtaaaatctaaaatctaaaatGATAGTAAAAATAAGGTGTCAGACATGGTTTGCGATTTACAAACGTGATTTATGGTAATGGTTATTATCCGTTAGTTAAGGGATAAAGATtactatattaaaaaaaatcaaaattatagTAAAAAAGGATTTTAATTTCTGACGTTTTTGGAAACTCCTCGTAAAAAACTTGCCTTTTGATACATAcagatatagatatagatatgtAGGAAGatgatttgaaatttaaatacAGATTAATGTCATGCATTATATAAGTTTTCTTTGCAATATcgttggggaaaaaaaaaaaaatcttgggtTGCTAATATGTTGTAGTAATAATTACACCTTGCACAATATGACGATGATAATATTCTTTTTGTGACTTTAAATATTCCATGCATATATTTACCTCTCTTAAAGAATCAACATGCTCTAATAATTCTCAATGTCCTctgtgagtgtgtgtgtgtatatatatatatatatctatactGGAAAAATCATGGAAGTGATCTCATGAGCTAAAATCTTGGGCATCTATTTAGATTTGATCCTAGTACGACCAAAACCCACCTCTTCTACAGTCTTCAATCTTCAACTTGAGCAACTTCCGTTTTCCAACTTTCTTCCGAATCCCCTGTTTctgtttttgaaattttggatgaTATGAAAGTCCCACCCTAGCACGGCAGTGTTAGGTGGCCAACACAACAAGAATACAAAGAAGAACAGCAAAGGTATGGTATATTGCCATTGCTACTTAgacactaaaaaaaaatatatcaaaGGTACTACTAAAAGCTAAACTAGATGACTAAAGAAAAACATTACCAAATCAGAAATTTACTAGTCCAGTAAAGAAAACATTACATTGCATTACCATATGGGCAATTACCGTATTGTTTTTATAATAATTCCaagtttgtgtgtgtgtgtgtgttttttttaattggCATTGAATTTGATTACTATTATTCTTGCTTCCTATGGCTGCATATAAAAGCCCCGGGGATGTTGAGTTTGGCAGATCTCTCTCTCACCCCCGTGTCGTCAGTCGTCACCACCTCGCCACCTTGTTTAGGTGGCTGGTGTCATTTTTGTCTCGCTGGGCGCTATGTTAAGCAGCTTCCTGCTGCTAaaagattttcctcttttttttttttttttctccttttctttcaaaggaaaaaagtcCCACACACTACTCTGCGTACACTGCTTATTTCTGTGGGCTTTGCAGGATTGCCTCAGGGCAATCTCAAACGGCTCGTTTAACAATTATCCGAGGAAAGCACCAAAGACCCAGGTCatatttttggattttctgCAAGGGATTTTGTTTTTTTATCCCAATTTCCTCACGGAAAGAGCCTCCTCTTTTGGCGATGTGTAGGGAGGGGAAATCACAtaggaaagagaagaaagaaggggagtgtttttgttttttcgGTTTTGGTGGGAGGTGGTATTGTTGAGACTTGAGAGATTGTTTTAGCTTTTTCCTCTCCTGAATTTTGTCTTTATGGTAATGgatgttggttttgatgatgaAATCCTGTTTGTGTTTTATGTGCATTGTGGTTCTAcagattttcttttctcagCTGCGTGACTCGTCACCACCAACATCTTCACGCATTTTAGACACAGCATCAATTTTAATCTTCGCCACCTGTAAAGAAGTAGTGAAATGCCCTCGGCGAGATTTGTTCTTTATCTCTGCCAAACCTCTTCATTGTTGTGGTTCATCAGTTATATAAAGTGAGGTGAGGGGGCACTCTTGGTCTCATTCAATTTCAgctgcttcttttctttttattttcactCACCGAGATTGATTGGTATCTTGTGCTGCTGCTgcttctgctgctgctgcaaTAATAGTAATGGGTATCATCAGTCCTTTTTTCCTCAGCACTGCTGCTAGAATCTCCGGTCAGCCACTGGGGCCTCGCTTTCTCGGCAAACTTCACGACTTTCCCATATTGGAACTATCGTCGGTTTGCATCAACTTGACTCTCTTTCTTCTGTTTCTCTTCATTGTATCTGCCAAGCAGATATATCTGTGCTTGGGACGAGTTAGAGTCGGCAAGGAAGACAATTCTGATGCAAGCTCGGTCCAAGTTGGGGACGACAGAATTGTTGATGCTGAAATTCACAGCATTGTCATTGGTAGGGGCTTCAAGGCTACTGTCCTTTGTAGCTTCTATCTCTTACTTCTCAATGTTGTGGTCTTGGGCTTTGATGGAGTTAGTCTCATCAGAGAGGCTACTCGAGGAGGTCCTTCAAACTGGACCCGCATCATCCAACCTGCTGCTCAGGGCTTAGCCTGGTTCGTGCTCAGCTTTTCTGCCCTTTACTGTAAATATAAGGCCAATCAGAAATTTCCGTTGCTCTTGAGGATATGGTGGCTTCTTTCTTTTGTCGTTTGCTTGGGTACCTTGTATGTTGATGGGAGAGGCCTGGTTACAGAAGGTTCTAGACACTTCACCTCTCATGTTTTGGCTAACTTGGCTTCAACACCTGCTCTTGCGTTCCTCTCATTTGTGGCTATTAGGGGGATCACTGGTATACAAGTTTCTAGGAATTCTGATCTCCAAGAGCCATTGTTGCTCGAAGAAGAGGCAGGCAATCATAAAGTCAGCCCTTTTGGTGAAGCTGGTCTTTTTAGTTTGGCCACTCTTTCCTGGTTGAACCCTCTTCTTTCGCTTGGTGTAAAGAGACCACTTGAACTGAGAGATATTCCGCAGCTCAGGCAAAAAGACCGTTCCAAGATCAATTATAAGCTATTGAACTCGAACTGGGAGcggttgaaagctgaaaatcctTCAAAGAAGACTTCTTTAGCCAAAGCCATGTTGAAATCTTTCTGGAAGGAAGCTGCTTGGAATGCAATTTTTGCAGGGTTGAACACTCTAGTTTCGTATGTGGGTCCGTTCCTGATTAGCTACTTTGTGGATTACCTGGCTGGGGTAGAGGCTTTTCCACATGAGGGATACATTCTTACTGGTATATTCTTCATTGCAAAATTGATCGAGACATTTACAACCCGGCACTGGTACCTTGGGGTTGACATTTTGGGTATGCACGTGAGATCAGCTCTAACAGCAATGGTGTATCGCAAGGGACTCAGGCTTTCGAGCTCAGCCAAGAAAATTCACACTAGTGGGGAGATTGTCAACTACATGGCTGTTGATGTTCAGAGAGTGGGCGACTTTACTTGGTATATTCACGACATGTGGATGCTACCTTTTCAAATTCTTCTTGCCCTTGCTATTCTGTATAAGAATGTTGGAATTGCATCTCTTGCAACATTGATTGCCACCATTATTTCCATTGTTGTGACCGTTCCACTGACAACGGTTCAGGAAGGATACCAAGACAAATTAATGGCTGCCAAGGATGATAGAATGAGGAAAACTTCTGAATGCCTCAGGAACATGAGAGTTCTTAAGTTGCAGGCTTGGGAGGATAGATACAGATTAAAATTGGAGGAAATGCGAAGTGTAGAATTCAATTATCTCCGAAAAGCGCTTTACTCTCAGGCTTTTGTCACATTTGTTTTCTGGAGTTCCCCCATATTCGTTTCAGCCATTACTTTTGGCACTTGCATATTGTTGGGCGGACAGCTTACAGCAGGAAGTGTTCTTTCTGCTCTCGCAACTTTCAGGATCCTGCAAGAACCACTTAGGAGTTTCCCCGACTTGGTATCAATGATGGCTCAGACAAAAGTTTCTCTTGACAGGCTTTCTGAATTCTTCCTGGGGCAAGAGTTGAAAGAAGATGCAACCATTGTTTTACCTCGAGGCCTGACGAGTGTTGCAATAGAAATTAAAGATGGTGAGTTCGGCTGGGATCCGTCGTCACCGAGGCCAACATTGTCAAATATTCAACTAAAGGTAGAAAAAGGTATGCGGGTTGCAGTCTGTGGCATGGTTGGTTCTGGGAAATCCAGCTTCCTTTCTTGCATCCTTGGTGAGATTCCGAAAATATCTGGTGAAGTAAGTCAGAATGTGGAATTATATTCTGTGACTTTTTTAAGCTCTTTCATTTCTGATGTCCTCATTGTGGGAGTTAGGTTAGGGTATCTAATCCTTGATTTTGTATGTCTTGTTAGGTTCGAATATGTGGTTCTTCTGCTTATGTGCCTCAATCAGCTTGGATACAATCAGGAAATATAGAGGAAAACATTCTTTTTGGTAGCCCAAAGGATAAAGCAAAGTACAAGAGGGTGATCCATGCATGCTCGCTGAAAAAGGATTTGGAGCTATTTTCTCATGGAGATCAGACCATAATTGGTGATAGAGGCATAAATCTTAGTGGGGGTCAAAAGCAACGCGTGCAGCTTGCCAGGGCACTCTATCAAGATGCAGATATTTTTTTGCTTGATGATCCTTTTAGTGCTGTCGATGCGCATACAGGGTCAGAATTATTTAAGGTCAGAACCATCTACAGCATCATGTAGATTGTATGCTTCTATCTGAATAAATTTGACATAAGATGTGATTCTGTTTTTGCAGGAATACATACTGACAGCACTACATTCCAAGACGGTCATTTATGTTACCCATCAAGTTGAATTTTTACCTGCAGCTGACTTGATACTGGTAAGGGATTTTTGCTGCTCAACTTGTTATCCTGCATTCATGAGCTGGTGTTGGCAATGCCCTTAGAGACTCAAGTTCTACGTAACATGTAGTCTCAAATATTGTTTTTATCTCATTGATTAGAAAAGTTATGCTTTTCTTTATATGCACTAGTTTGACTTTATATATGAAATTTCTCTGTCACCTAAGGCATCCCACTATATGCCTCTTCTTTCTGGAACTG
This window contains:
- the LOC140004225 gene encoding ABC transporter C family member 5-like; its protein translation is MGIISPFFLSTAARISGQPLGPRFLGKLHDFPILELSSVCINLTLFLLFLFIVSAKQIYLCLGRVRVGKEDNSDASSVQVGDDRIVDAEIHSIVIGRGFKATVLCSFYLLLLNVVVLGFDGVSLIREATRGGPSNWTRIIQPAAQGLAWFVLSFSALYCKYKANQKFPLLLRIWWLLSFVVCLGTLYVDGRGLVTEGSRHFTSHVLANLASTPALAFLSFVAIRGITGIQVSRNSDLQEPLLLEEEAGNHKVSPFGEAGLFSLATLSWLNPLLSLGVKRPLELRDIPQLRQKDRSKINYKLLNSNWERLKAENPSKKTSLAKAMLKSFWKEAAWNAIFAGLNTLVSYVGPFLISYFVDYLAGVEAFPHEGYILTGIFFIAKLIETFTTRHWYLGVDILGMHVRSALTAMVYRKGLRLSSSAKKIHTSGEIVNYMAVDVQRVGDFTWYIHDMWMLPFQILLALAILYKNVGIASLATLIATIISIVVTVPLTTVQEGYQDKLMAAKDDRMRKTSECLRNMRVLKLQAWEDRYRLKLEEMRSVEFNYLRKALYSQAFVTFVFWSSPIFVSAITFGTCILLGGQLTAGSVLSALATFRILQEPLRSFPDLVSMMAQTKVSLDRLSEFFLGQELKEDATIVLPRGLTSVAIEIKDGEFGWDPSSPRPTLSNIQLKVEKGMRVAVCGMVGSGKSSFLSCILGEIPKISGEVRICGSSAYVPQSAWIQSGNIEENILFGSPKDKAKYKRVIHACSLKKDLELFSHGDQTIIGDRGINLSGGQKQRVQLARALYQDADIFLLDDPFSAVDAHTGSELFKEYILTALHSKTVIYVTHQVEFLPAADLILVLKEGRITEAGRYDELLRAGTDFETLVSAHHEAIEAMEFSSQSSEESDKHQPLEGSVLMSKRCESVGSSMDMMTKDVQESASASKKNPIKEKNKAKASKNKQLVQEEERERGRVSMKVYLSYMAAAYKGLLIPLIVLAQTLFQVLQIASSWWMAWANPQTVGDQPRTSSLVLILVYMALAFGSSWFVFMRAALVATFGLTAAQKLFLKMLRTVFRAPMSFFDSTPAGRILNRVSVDQSVVDLDIPFRLGSFASTTIQLLGIILVMTDVTWQILLLIVPMAISCLWMQKYYMASSRELVRIVSIQKSPVIHLFAESVAGAATIRGFGQEKRFIKRNLQLLDSFTRPFFCSLAAIEWLCLRMELLSTFVFAFCMVLLVSFPHGSIDPTMAGLAVTYGLNLNARLSRWILSFCKLENKIISIERIHQYCQIPSEAPPIIENSRPPSSWPERGTIELINLKVRYKESLPIVLHGVTCMFPGGNKIGIVGRTGSGKSTLIQALFRLIEPAGGRILIDGVDILTIGLHDLRSRLSIIPQDPTLFEGTIRGNLDPLEEHSDQEIWQALDKAQLGDVVRQKEQKLDTPVLENGDNWSVGQRQLVSLGRALLKQARILVLDEATASVDSATDNLIQKIIRTEFENCTVCTIAHRIPTVIDSDFVLVLSDGQVAEFDTPARLLEDKSSMFLRLVSEYSSRSSGISDF